The DNA window GAGCTCGGCCTCAAGATAGCTGGCTTGGGGAGCGCGGCATACGAGAAGATGAAGACGTATAGCAAGGGGATGAAGAGGAGGATACAGGTTGCCCGTGCGCTCATGGTGAAACCGAGAGTCGCGATCCTCGATGAGCCAACCTCGGGTCTCGACGTTCTGCAAGCGCGGGAGGTGCGGGAGATTGTGAGGAGGTACGCAAGGGAGCTGGGCACAACCGTCCTACTTTCGAGTCACAACATGGGTGAGATCGAGGCTACGTGCGATACTGTGGCCTTGATACACCGTGGGCGGATCATCACGCGCGGGCGGCTAGCGGAGCTGCTGAGTAGCTACGGTGCGAGAAACCTCGAGGAACTATTCGTATCTCTCGTCGGTGAGGTTGCATGAATCTTCAAGCTGTAAAGGTTCTCGCCCTAAAGGAGTTTAGAGACCTGATCCGCGATCCAAGGATCTTCATCCCCTTCGTGCTTTCAGCAGTAATCATGCCGGTGATCGGGGTAGCGATTTCTACAGCCATGCAGGCCGCAATAACGCAGGCGGTAACGGGTCAAACCGTCGCTGTAGCAGACCTGGATCGAACGAACCTCTCAAGGGAGCTGGTACGCTGGCTCTCCGGTAAGGAGTTTACCGTGATAGAGGTGAGCGGCGGAACGCTCGAGGAGCTCTCTAAGAGAGCTGCGGAAAGTGGCGCATCAGCGCTGCTCGTGATAAAGCCGGGTTTCGCAGAAGCTCTCGAGCAAGGCCGGAAACCATCCCTCGACCTCGTTCAGATATTGAGGGATTCCCCGCTCTTCTCTCTTCAGGGATTGGGTTTGGCGGATTCTGTCAGAGAATTTGCCGCAAGGAAGCTGCTTGAAGGCAAAGTAAGCTACGATTTAGTCAGGGATCCGGTAGCCGTTAACAGCACTATATACATGGCGGCGAAGGGTCTTCTGCTCACCAGACCTGAGCTACTGACGGGGCTATCGATGGCTGCGATGCTGATACCCTTGATCCTCCTCTCCATCGCGTTGGTGGTGATGCAGATGGCGGCAACATCGGTAGCGGTTGAGAATGAGGAAAGGACGCTGGAAACTCTCCTCACGCTACCCATTTCAAGCTACGATGTTCTTTTATCAAAGCTATTAGGCATGTTCGCCGTCTCTATGCTGGGTACGGCTTTCCAGGTGGTCGGCATGTTCGCCTACTTCTACCTCATTCTAACCGTACCCTTCGCCTTCACGCGGGAGCCTGGACAAGCTCTGAACATCGAACTGATGGCAGCACCAACGGACATAACCGTCATTGCGCTGAGCTTGCTGATCTCTCTCTTCTTCGCAGCCGCAGTGGGCATGGTTATCGGGGTACTGAGCAAGGACGTGAGAGTTGCGAACACGCTGGTAGGCCCCCTCTCGATGCTCTT is part of the Thermofilaceae archaeon genome and encodes:
- a CDS encoding ABC transporter ATP-binding protein → MSVVEVRDLVKDFGVFRALHGVSFEVEEGEVFGLVGPNGAGKTTTFRILAGLLPPTSGEVRVLGASPGDLRIRRYVSYLPEDAGTYRNITGYEFLEMIARIYYGKGGEAEEALELGLKIAGLGSAAYEKMKTYSKGMKRRIQVARALMVKPRVAILDEPTSGLDVLQAREVREIVRRYARELGTTVLLSSHNMGEIEATCDTVALIHRGRIITRGRLAELLSSYGARNLEELFVSLVGEVA
- a CDS encoding ABC transporter permease; this encodes MNLQAVKVLALKEFRDLIRDPRIFIPFVLSAVIMPVIGVAISTAMQAAITQAVTGQTVAVADLDRTNLSRELVRWLSGKEFTVIEVSGGTLEELSKRAAESGASALLVIKPGFAEALEQGRKPSLDLVQILRDSPLFSLQGLGLADSVREFAARKLLEGKVSYDLVRDPVAVNSTIYMAAKGLLLTRPELLTGLSMAAMLIPLILLSIALVVMQMAATSVAVENEERTLETLLTLPISSYDVLLSKLLGMFAVSMLGTAFQVVGMFAYFYLILTVPFAFTREPGQALNIELMAAPTDITVIALSLLISLFFAAAVGMVIGVLSKDVRVANTLVGPLSMLFYIPALFILFAPSSALGKAAIAVLYTLPVTQLIVAARDMISARLPSEMPVYLVAALALTILIVYAASKLFSLETIATLQYRISSFIARRGVLVAKSRKT